A stretch of the Aegilops tauschii subsp. strangulata cultivar AL8/78 chromosome 4, Aet v6.0, whole genome shotgun sequence genome encodes the following:
- the LOC141021887 gene encoding uncharacterized protein, translating into MYGPNLKADKIEFMCELAEVRELQSGPWLLVGDFNLFVNPEDKNNTLINWRMISRFRSRLNRLELKEIYLNGRRYTWSNERARATLEKIDHIFATNSWEDLYPSCFLTTLRSAVSDHCPLLLDLHADFSFGKRFKFESFWTKAPGFMQTVQEAWQSCPSDGNPFTVLNNKLRVIARRVQTWIPSGSGT; encoded by the coding sequence ATGTATGGCCCTAACCTCAAGGCGGATAAGATAGAGTTCATGTGTGAGCTAGCTGAAGTTCGTGAGTTACAGTCAGGGCCGTGGCTCCTGGTCGGGGATTTCAACTTGTTTGTGAACCCGGAGGATAAGAATAACACCTTGATCAACTGGAGAATGATCTCGCGCTTTCGCTCGCGCTTGAACAGATTGGAACTCAAAGAGATCTACCTCAACGGAAGGAGGTACACGTGGTCTAATGAGCGAGCTAGGGCTACCTTGGAGAAGATTGATCACATCTTTGCCACGAATTCTTGGGAAGATCTATACCCATCTTGCTTTCTCACGACGCTCAGATCGGCGGTATCAGACCATTGTCCTCTGCTTTTGGACCTCCATGCGGACTTCTCCTTTGGGAAGAGATTCAAATTCGAGTCCTTTTGGACCAAAGCTCCTGGCTTCATGCAAACGGTTCAGGAGGCATGGCAGTCCTGCCCGTCGGATGGCAACCCTTTTACGGTGCTCAATAACAAGCTCAGAGTCATCGCGCGCCGTGTGCAAACGTGGATTCCAAGTGGATCGGGAACGTGA